One Leucobacter muris DNA segment encodes these proteins:
- a CDS encoding dipeptide ABC transporter ATP-binding protein, whose protein sequence is MSAASHQSAQPRQPLLSVRDLQVAFGTKKQPNEVLHGISFDVYPGETVAIVGESGSGKSTTMHAVINLLPGTGRTTGGSVTWNGRELVGIGRREMETIRGREIGLVPQDPMSNLNPVWSVGFQVEEAIRANGLAKGRKEVKQRAIEVLEQAGLQNAEQRMKQYPHQFSGGMKQRALIGIGLSANPQLLIADEPTSALDVTVQRVVLDHLASMTEQLGTAVVFITHDLGLAAERAEKLIVMYKGNIVESGPSREILQRPQHPYTKRLVSAAPSLASRRIGSDADLPPAPTESFDLAALAEEEKPTVKHGEPMIEVQGLGKVYKIRKGSFGFEDFHAVSDASFTVNRGETLALVGESGSGKSTIAKMVLQLEKPSSGEIRIDGQNVAGISGRRLFDLRRTLQPVFQDPYGSLDPLHNIGNTIMEPLKIHGVGDAESRRARMLELLDQVALPRELATRYPNELSGGQRQRVAVARGLALKPDVLVLDEAVSALDVLVQAQILDLLAELQQELGLTYLFITHDLAVVRLIADRVCVMQQGRIVEQATTEEVFENPQQEYTKNLLAAIPGAHIELGVS, encoded by the coding sequence ATGAGCGCAGCCAGCCACCAGAGCGCGCAGCCCCGGCAGCCGCTGCTGAGCGTGCGCGACCTGCAGGTCGCATTCGGCACGAAGAAGCAGCCGAACGAGGTGCTGCACGGCATCTCCTTCGACGTCTACCCGGGCGAGACCGTCGCGATCGTCGGCGAGTCGGGGTCGGGCAAATCGACCACGATGCACGCCGTCATCAACCTGCTCCCGGGCACCGGCCGCACCACGGGCGGCTCCGTGACGTGGAACGGGCGCGAGCTCGTGGGCATCGGCCGACGCGAGATGGAGACCATCCGCGGCCGCGAGATCGGTCTCGTGCCCCAGGATCCGATGTCGAACCTCAACCCCGTCTGGTCGGTCGGGTTCCAGGTCGAGGAGGCGATCCGCGCCAACGGGCTCGCCAAGGGGCGCAAAGAGGTCAAGCAGCGCGCCATCGAGGTGCTCGAGCAGGCCGGCCTGCAGAACGCCGAGCAGCGCATGAAGCAGTACCCCCACCAGTTCTCGGGCGGTATGAAGCAGCGCGCGCTCATCGGCATCGGCCTCTCGGCCAACCCGCAGCTGCTGATCGCCGACGAGCCGACCTCGGCGCTCGACGTGACCGTGCAGCGCGTGGTGCTCGACCATCTCGCCTCGATGACCGAGCAGCTCGGCACGGCCGTGGTGTTCATCACGCACGACCTGGGTCTCGCCGCCGAGCGCGCCGAGAAGCTGATCGTCATGTACAAGGGCAATATCGTCGAGTCGGGCCCGAGCCGCGAGATCCTGCAGCGGCCTCAGCACCCGTACACGAAGCGCCTCGTGTCGGCGGCCCCGAGCCTCGCGTCGCGACGCATCGGCTCCGACGCCGACCTGCCGCCGGCGCCCACCGAGTCGTTCGACCTCGCGGCGCTCGCCGAAGAGGAGAAGCCGACCGTCAAGCACGGCGAGCCGATGATCGAGGTGCAGGGGCTCGGCAAGGTCTACAAGATCCGCAAGGGCAGTTTCGGCTTCGAAGACTTCCACGCCGTGTCCGACGCCTCGTTCACCGTGAACCGCGGCGAGACCCTGGCGCTCGTGGGGGAGTCGGGATCGGGCAAGTCGACGATCGCGAAGATGGTGCTGCAGCTCGAGAAGCCGAGCTCCGGAGAGATCCGGATCGACGGCCAGAACGTCGCGGGCATCTCGGGGCGCAGGCTGTTCGATCTGCGCCGCACCCTGCAGCCGGTCTTCCAGGATCCGTACGGCTCCCTCGATCCCCTGCACAACATCGGCAACACGATCATGGAGCCGCTGAAGATCCACGGCGTGGGCGACGCCGAGAGCCGGCGGGCGCGCATGCTCGAACTGCTCGACCAGGTGGCGCTGCCGCGCGAGCTCGCAACGCGCTACCCGAACGAGCTCTCGGGCGGACAGCGGCAGCGCGTCGCGGTCGCGCGCGGCCTCGCTCTCAAGCCCGACGTGCTCGTGCTCGACGAGGCGGTCTCGGCGCTCGACGTGCTGGTGCAGGCGCAGATCCTCGACCTGCTCGCCGAGCTGCAGCAGGAGCTGGGGCTCACCTACCTGTTCATCACGCACGATCTCGCGGTGGTGCGGCTCATCGCCGACCGCGTGTGCGTGATGCAGCAGGGGCGCATCGTCGAGCAGGCGACGACCGAGGAGGTCTTCGAGAACCCGCAGCAGGAGTACACGAAGAACCTGCTCGCCGCGATCCCGGGCGCGCACATCGAGCTCGGCGTCAGCTGA
- a CDS encoding multidrug effflux MFS transporter, giving the protein MTARDRLTPGLLAVLSFLAAVGPFATDMYLASFTSIAASLGAAPSSVQLTLTAFLLGMGLGQLLLGPLSDQCGRRPVLVIALAVFAASSVAMVFSPNIAVFVALRGLQGVSGAAGVVVSRAIAVDLAKGADAIRAISLIAMFVGLGPLLAPPIGGAILTVGDWRAVLASLAAIATAMFALALILVPESLPREKRAASGVRTAVHHFGMLLGNPRFLLLTCVFGLGFGSMMAYISASPFVGQTMLGMPPFLYSLAFAAGALAMILANMTNARLAGKVPAARMLLIGSTLSLAAGVTLTSSAATGTMTPPLFIVCAFALTGGTGLIMSNASALALGLADAARGAGSALLGASQFAVGGLASPLVGAWGEHTALPMAVFVLAASILGFFGMLVYRRGA; this is encoded by the coding sequence ATGACCGCTCGCGACCGACTCACCCCCGGGCTGCTCGCGGTGCTGTCGTTCCTGGCCGCGGTCGGCCCCTTCGCCACCGACATGTATCTCGCGTCGTTCACATCGATCGCGGCGAGTCTCGGCGCCGCCCCCTCGTCGGTGCAGCTCACCCTCACCGCGTTCCTGCTCGGCATGGGTCTCGGGCAGCTGCTGCTCGGCCCGCTCTCGGACCAGTGCGGGCGCCGCCCGGTGCTCGTCATCGCTCTCGCGGTCTTCGCCGCCTCGAGCGTCGCGATGGTGTTCTCGCCGAACATCGCCGTCTTCGTGGCGCTGCGCGGCCTGCAGGGCGTCTCGGGTGCGGCCGGCGTGGTCGTCTCGCGCGCCATCGCCGTCGACCTCGCGAAAGGCGCCGACGCGATCCGCGCCATCAGCCTCATCGCGATGTTCGTCGGCCTCGGCCCGCTCCTCGCGCCCCCGATCGGCGGCGCGATCCTCACGGTCGGCGACTGGCGCGCGGTGCTCGCATCGCTCGCCGCCATCGCCACCGCGATGTTCGCGCTCGCGCTGATCCTCGTGCCCGAGTCGCTGCCGCGCGAGAAGCGCGCCGCCTCCGGCGTGCGCACCGCCGTGCACCACTTCGGCATGCTGCTCGGCAACCCGCGCTTCCTGCTGCTCACCTGCGTCTTCGGTCTGGGCTTCGGCAGCATGATGGCCTACATCTCGGCGTCGCCCTTCGTGGGGCAGACCATGCTCGGCATGCCCCCGTTCCTCTACTCGCTCGCCTTCGCTGCGGGTGCGCTCGCGATGATCCTCGCGAACATGACGAACGCTCGTCTCGCCGGCAAGGTGCCGGCCGCGCGCATGCTGCTCATCGGCAGCACGCTCTCGCTCGCAGCGGGAGTCACCCTCACCTCCTCGGCGGCCACCGGGACGATGACGCCGCCCCTCTTCATCGTGTGCGCCTTCGCCCTGACCGGTGGCACGGGGCTCATCATGTCGAACGCGAGTGCGCTCGCCCTCGGCCTCGCCGACGCGGCCCGGGGCGCCGGGTCCGCGCTGCTCGGAGCGAGCCAGTTCGCCGTGGGCGGCCTCGCGTCCCCGCTCGTCGGCGCGTGGGGCGAGCACACCGCGCTGCCGATGGCGGTGTTCGTGCTGGCGGCGTCGATCCTCGGCTTCTTCGGCATGCTCGTCTACCGCCGCGGCGCCTGA